A window of Mangifera indica cultivar Alphonso chromosome 11, CATAS_Mindica_2.1, whole genome shotgun sequence contains these coding sequences:
- the LOC123229641 gene encoding uncharacterized protein LOC123229641 has translation MENHLDVISANDFERQKAIPNESFDFVFANNFHENAEFIDRTLAIGGLAAIEMTQNPSFVFDKPLHYKIVYVRRFDSNIIAMRKLDNMTEANSATSRRLLSTLDEKKAALRNLEDVLLEPPRAASGRSRRYLNRPRYLPDLTGDTLESYPRRVFIDVVLPWHDKKATGTEWFLKNYPTRNLHFETYKIETMTEELSAAAREGVEATEEGGMSSWLRNNVKEEEYVVMKAEAEVVEEMLKSKAIRLVDELFLECRTKNKGQSNKEKGGSRAYWECLALYGRLTDEGVAVHQWWG, from the coding sequence ATGGAAAATCATTTGGATGTCATCTCTGCAAACGATTTTGAGAGACAAAAAGCAATTCCAAATGAATCATTTGACTTTGTGTTCGCGAATAACTTCCATGAAAATGCAGAATTCATTGACCGAACCCTCGCAATAGGGGGTCTTGCTGCCATTGAAATGACTCAAAATCCGTCCTTTGTATTTGATAAGCCATTGCACTACAAAATTGTTTACGTAAGACGATTTGATTCGAACATTATAGCTATGAGAAAACTAGACAATATGACTGAAGCAAACTCTGCAACAAGCAGACGGCTTTTGTCCACATTAGATGAAAAGAAAGCTGCATTGAGGAATCTAGAAGATGTCCTCCTGGAACCCCCACGAGCCGCCTCAGGAAGATCGAGAAGATATCTCAATAGACCAAGATATCTACCAGATTTAACAGGTGACACGCTTGAGAGCTACCCTCGACGTGTGTTTATCGACGTCGTTTTGCCTTGGCACGATAAAAAAGCAACAGGCACAGAATGGTTTTTGAAGAATTACCCAACAAGGAATCTTCATTTTGAGACGTACAAGATTGAGACAATGACGGAGGAGTTGTCGGCGGCAGCAAGGGAGGGCGTTGAAGCAACAGAGGAAGGAGGGATGTCGAGCTGGTTGAGAAATAATGTGAAGGAGGAAGAGTATGTGGTGATGAAGGCAGAGGCAGAAGTAGTAGAGGAGATGCTGAAAAGCAAGGCTATTAGGTTGGTAGATGAACTTTTCTTGGAGTGCAGGACTAAAAATAAAGGAcaatcaaacaaagaaaaagggGGAAGCAGGGCTTACTGGGAGTGTTTGGCTTTGTATGGGAGGCTGACGGACGAGGGTGTTGCAGTCCATCAATGGTGGGGTTGA